The Pseudomonas fragi DNA window CGCTGCCCTCACCCCAACCCTCTCCCGGAGGGAGAAGGGGCTGATTGATGGTGTTTTTGAATCCGCGCCCGGTCAGTCCCCTCTCCCTCCGGGAGAGGGTCAGGGTGAGGGGCTTTTGACTTTGCTTCAGCTCCGATTTTCCCCCACCAGACTCTCCACCGACGGCACCCGGGTGTCGCTTTCCATCTGCGCATCATGTTCGATTTGATGGCTGAAGCGGTCCAGTGACCCCTGCGCTGGCTGCGCATCGCTGGCAAAAACCGGCGGGCTGAGGATGTAAGCCCCCAGCAATCGGCTCAACGCCGCCAGGCTGTCGATATGGGTGCGCTCATACCCGTGGGTCGCATCGCAACCAAACGCCAGCAAGGCGCACCGAATATCATGCCCGGCAGTGACGGCCGAATGGGCATCGCTGAAGTAATAACGGAACATGTCCCGGCGCACCGGCAACTCATTTTCAGTGGCCAATCCCAGTAAATGCCGCGACAGGTGATAGTCATAGGGCCCGCCCGAATCCTGCATCGCCACACTCACCGCATGTTCGCTTGAATGCTGGCCTGGTGCTACCGGCGCAATATCGATCCCCACAAACTCGCTCACATCCCACGGCAAGGCCGCTGCCGCACCATTGCCGATTTCTTCGGTGATGGTAAACAGTGGATGACAGTCGATAAGGGGCTGTTCGCCACTGTCGACAATGGCTTTCAGGGCCGCGAGCAGGGCCGCCACACCCGCCTTGTCATCCAGGTGCCGCGCGCTGATATGGCCACTTTCGGTAAATTCCGGCAGTGGGTCGAAGGCCACGAAATCACCGATATTGACCCCCAGCGAATCACAATCCGCGCGGGTGGCGCAGTAGGCATCCAGGCGCAACTCGATATGGTCCCAACTGATCGGCAGTTCATCCACGCCGGTATTGAAGGCGTGGCCAGAAGCCATTAATGGCAGGACACTGCCGCGGATCACGCCGTTGTCGGTAAACAGGCTCACGCGGCTGCCTTCGGCAAACCGGCTTGACCAGCAACCGACAGGTGCCAGCACCAGCCGGCCGTTGTCCTTGATCGCCCGCACGCTCGCGCCAATGGTGTCCAGGTGCGCGGACACGGCGCGGTCCGGGCTGTTTTTCTGGCCCTTGAGGGTGGCGCGCAAGGTGCCGCGGCGGGTCAGTTCAAAAGGGATCCCCAATTCGTCGAGGCGCTCGGCGACATAACGCACGATGGTGTCGGTAAAACCGGTGGGGCTGGGAATGGCGAGCATTTCCAGCAATACCCGTTGCAGGTAGTCGAGGTCGGGTTCAGGGAGGCTGCGGTTCATAAAAACTCCTGAGGGCCGGTCAGCTATTGAGCAGGCTGACTGTGGGGAAACAACAAATCGATAAAGCGCTCGGCGGTGGGCTGCGGCTCATGGTTGGCCAGCCCGGCGCGCTCGTTGGCTTCAATAAATACATAGTCGGGTTGGTCGGCGGCGGGCACCATCAGGTCGAGCCCCACTACCGGAATATCCAGGGCCCGGGCTGCGCGGATGGCGGCGTCGGCCAGCACCGGGTGCAGCACGGCGGTGACGTCCTCCAGGCAGCCGCCGGTATGCAGGTTGGCGGTGCGGCGCACGGTCAGCACCTGCCCGGCGGGCAGGATGCTGTCGTAGTCATAGCCTGCGGCCTGCACGGTGCGCAGGGTTTCGGCGTCCAGCGGGATGCGGCTTTCGCCACCGGTGGCGGCCTGGCGTCGGCGGCTTTGCGCCTCGATCAGGCGCTGGACGCGGTGTTGGCCATCGCCTATCACTTGCGCAGGACGACGGATGGCTGCAGCCACCACTTCAAAGCCGATCACCACGATGCGCAGGTCGAGGCCTTCGTGAAAACTTTCGAGCAGCACCCGGCTGTCGAACGCCCGCGCTGCCTCGATGGCCTGTTGCACCTGCTCGATGCTGTGCAGGTCCACCGCGACGCCATTGCCTTGTTCACCATCCACCGGCTTGACCACCACCCGGCCGTGCTGCTCGACAAACGCCAGGTTGTCATCGGCATTGCCCGCCAGTTGCTGGGTCGGCACGTTCAGGCCAGCCTGGCTGAGCACCTTGTGGGTCAGGCACTTGTCCTGGCACAGGCTCATGCTGATGGCGCTGGTCAGGTCGCTGAGGGACTCGCGGCAACGAATCCGTCGCCCGCCGTGGCTAAGGGTGAACAGACCGGCGGCCGCGTCGTCAATCTGCACGTCGATGCCACGTTTATAGGCTTCTTCAACGAGGATGCTGGCATAGGGGTTGAGCCCGACCTCGGGGCCAGGCCCCAGAAACAGCGGCTGGTTGATGCCGTTCTTGCGCTTGATGGCAAAGGTCGACAGGGTGCGAAAGCCCAGTTTGGCGTAGAGGTTCTTGGCCTGGGCATTGTCATGCAGCACCGACAGGTCGAGATAGCTCAGGCCGCGGCTCATAAAGTGTTCGACCAAATGCCGTACCAGCACTTCACCCACTCCCGGGCGTGAACAGAGCGGGTCGACCGCCAGGCACCAGAGGCTGCTGCCGTTTTCAGGGTCGTTGAACGCGGTGTGATGGTTCAAGCCCATGACACTGCCGATCACCGCGCCGCTGTCCTCGTCTTCGGCCATCCAGTACACCGGGCCGCCCTCGTGGCGCGAGGTCAGCAGGGTCGGGTCGATGGGCAGCATGGAGCGTGACAGGTACAGGGTGTTGATCGCGCTCCAGTCCGCCTCGCTTTGTGCGCGGCGGATACGGAAGCCGCGAAACACGCGGGTGGCCTGGCGGTAATCGGTAAACCACAGTCGCAGTGTATCCGAGGGGTCGAGGAACAGTTGTTGCGGCGACTGCGCCAGCACCTGCTGGGGCGCGGCGACATACAGGGCAATATCGCGCTCGCCGGGCTGCTCGTTGAGCAGCTCTTCGGCCAGGGTGGCGGGGTCAGGAAAGGTATGCCCGATCAACAGTCGGCCCCAGCCGCAATGTACGGCCACGGGGCAGGCACTCAGTTCGCTGCCGTCTTCGGCAAAGCGGGCTTGCAGGCGCTCGTAAGAAGGCGTTTGGCCACGCAGTAAACGCTGGCTATAAGCCGTAGCGAGGGGTTTCATCGATCAGATTCCTTGTTCGCTCAGCCACAGGTTCAGGGCGGCCAGTTGCCACAGCTTGGAGCCGTTGAGGGGCGTCAGCTGGCTTTGCGGGTTGGTCAGCAACTGGTCAAGCATGGCCGGCTGGAACAGGCCACGATCCTGACTCGGGTCCAGCAGCAGGTCGCGCACCCAGTTGAGGGTGTTGCCCTGCAAGTGCTTGAGCCCCGGCACCGGGAAATAGCCTTTTTTGCGATCGATGACTTCGCTGGGGATCACCAGCCGTGCGGCTTCCTTGAGTACCTGCTTGCCGCCGTCAGGCAATTTGAAGCGCGCCGGAATTCGCGCCGACAGCTCGGCCAGGCGGTAATCCAGAAACGGCGTGCGGGCTTCAAGGCCCCAGGCCATCGTCATGTTGTCCACCCGTTTGACCGGGTCATCCACCAGCATCACGGTGCTGTCCAGGCGCAAGGCCTTGTCCACCCCGGCCTGCGCACCCGGCTGTGCGAAATGCTCACGCACAAAGTCGCCAGCAGCGTCATTGGCTGTCAGCCATTGTGGCTGGACCGTGGCCTTGTACTCGTCGTAACTGCGGTCGAAAAAGGCTTCGCGGTACGCGGCATAAGGATCGCTGGCGCCGTCCACTTGTGGGTACCAGTGATAGCCGGCAAACAGTTCGTCAGCACCCTGGCCGCTTTGCACCACCTTGCAATGCTTGGCGACCTCGCGGGACAGCAGGTAAAAGGCAATGCAGTCATGGCTGACCATCGGCTCGCTCATGGCGCGAAAGGCCGCAGGCAGTTGCTCGATGATCTCGTGTTCGCCAATGCGCAGTTGGTGATGGCGAGTGCCGTAATGCTTGGCGATCAAATCCGAATACTGGAATTCATCACCGCGCTCGCCGCCTGCGTCCTCAAACCCGATGGAAAAGGTCGACAGGTCCTGTACGCCAACATCCCGCAGCAAGCCCACAAGCAAGCTGGAATCGACACCGCCTGATAGCAGCACGCCGACATCCACCGCTGCGCGCTGGCGGATGGCCACGGCTTCGCGGGTGCTGTCGAGCACGCGGTCGCGCCAGTCTTCCAGGGTCAGGTTGGCTTCATCGGCATGGGGGCCGTAGGGCAGGGTCCACCAGGTTTTCTGCTTGGTATGGCCATTGGCGTCGATGCGCAGCCAGGTGGCGGGCGGCAGTTTCTCAATGCCGGCAATCAGGGTGCGGGGGGCGGGCACCACGGCGTGAAAATTCAGGTAATGGTTGAGGGCCACCGGGTCGAGCATCGGGCTGATATCACCGCCCTTGAGCAGCGCGGGCAGGGTCGAGGCAAAGCGCAGGCGCTCGCCGGTGCGCGACAGGTACAGCGGTTTGACCCCCAGGCGATCACGGGCGATAAACAGGCGCTGGGCGTCGCGCTCCCAGATGGCGAAAGCAAACATGCCATTGAGCTTGGGCAGCAGCGCCTCGCCCCAGGCGTGATAGCCCTTGAGCAGCACTTCGGTATCGCCGTCGGAATAAAAGCTGTAACCCAGGGTTTCAAGCTCGGCGCGCAGCTCGGGGAAGTTATAGATCGCGCCGTTGAAGGCCAGGGACAATCCCAACTGGCTGTCGACCATCGGCTGGGCCGAGCCGTCGGACAAATCCATGATTTTCAGGCGACGATGGCCAAGGGCAACCGGCCCCTGGCTGTGAAACCCCCAGGCATCGGGGCCACGAGGTGCAAGGTGGTGGGTGATGCGTTCGATGGCTGCCAGGTCGGCAGGGTGTTGATCAAAACGTAACTCGCCAGCTAATCCGCACATGGTGTGTAAATCCTTGGTATTTCTGCATGTGGTGCTACAGGGATGTGTCAGCGTCTTTGCGGGACGCTTCGTAGCGCTTGGGCCCGGTTTTAAAGGGCGAAACAGCCTTGGGCCGTGTCACCGGCCCGCGCGGTGCGGGGTTATACCCACCCGCATCGCCATAAATGACCGTGTTTTATCGAGTGACCTGTGCCCGGATCGTTCAATAAAAATTACCGATGGTTGTGTTGCGGGCAGGGCACCGGCATTTATCGAGGGGCATATATATATCTATGTCACTGCAGCCATGATGCGGCGCTAGGTTAGGCACTCACTGACCTGCAGAAGACCGGATATGGCCCGCCACACCCCCCCGCTGAATGCCCGCGATACCACACTCAGTGACCTTGAGCCGCTGGAACTGGTGCATGGCCATATGCCCAAATGGTTGCTGGGCGCCGATCCGCAGATCATCACTGCGCTGGATGCCTCTATGGCCCATAGCCGCTTCTATCACGGCCTGGTCGGCAAGAAATTCGGCGAGCTGCAAAGTGTCGAGGCTTATTGCGGGGAGTTGCTGGCGGTCGCGGTCAAGGGTGAATTCGGGCCGTCACTCAATATCCACAACGACTACCTGGCAGTGGTGCATGTTCACCTGATTACCGACGAGACCCTGCTGAGCACCGTTCGGCACTACCTGGTGCGTGACGAACCCAAGACCCTGCTGTGGGCTGCCCTGCAAAATTTTTCGGCCCGGGAGGCCC harbors:
- a CDS encoding osmoprotectant NAGGN system M42 family peptidase; this encodes MNRSLPEPDLDYLQRVLLEMLAIPSPTGFTDTIVRYVAERLDELGIPFELTRRGTLRATLKGQKNSPDRAVSAHLDTIGASVRAIKDNGRLVLAPVGCWSSRFAEGSRVSLFTDNGVIRGSVLPLMASGHAFNTGVDELPISWDHIELRLDAYCATRADCDSLGVNIGDFVAFDPLPEFTESGHISARHLDDKAGVAALLAALKAIVDSGEQPLIDCHPLFTITEEIGNGAAAALPWDVSEFVGIDIAPVAPGQHSSEHAVSVAMQDSGGPYDYHLSRHLLGLATENELPVRRDMFRYYFSDAHSAVTAGHDIRCALLAFGCDATHGYERTHIDSLAALSRLLGAYILSPPVFASDAQPAQGSLDRFSHQIEHDAQMESDTRVPSVESLVGENRS
- the ngg gene encoding N-acetylglutaminylglutamine synthetase, producing MKPLATAYSQRLLRGQTPSYERLQARFAEDGSELSACPVAVHCGWGRLLIGHTFPDPATLAEELLNEQPGERDIALYVAAPQQVLAQSPQQLFLDPSDTLRLWFTDYRQATRVFRGFRIRRAQSEADWSAINTLYLSRSMLPIDPTLLTSRHEGGPVYWMAEDEDSGAVIGSVMGLNHHTAFNDPENGSSLWCLAVDPLCSRPGVGEVLVRHLVEHFMSRGLSYLDLSVLHDNAQAKNLYAKLGFRTLSTFAIKRKNGINQPLFLGPGPEVGLNPYASILVEEAYKRGIDVQIDDAAAGLFTLSHGGRRIRCRESLSDLTSAISMSLCQDKCLTHKVLSQAGLNVPTQQLAGNADDNLAFVEQHGRVVVKPVDGEQGNGVAVDLHSIEQVQQAIEAARAFDSRVLLESFHEGLDLRIVVIGFEVVAAAIRRPAQVIGDGQHRVQRLIEAQSRRRQAATGGESRIPLDAETLRTVQAAGYDYDSILPAGQVLTVRRTANLHTGGCLEDVTAVLHPVLADAAIRAARALDIPVVGLDLMVPAADQPDYVFIEANERAGLANHEPQPTAERFIDLLFPHSQPAQ
- a CDS encoding N-acetylglutaminylglutamine amidotransferase; this translates as MCGLAGELRFDQHPADLAAIERITHHLAPRGPDAWGFHSQGPVALGHRRLKIMDLSDGSAQPMVDSQLGLSLAFNGAIYNFPELRAELETLGYSFYSDGDTEVLLKGYHAWGEALLPKLNGMFAFAIWERDAQRLFIARDRLGVKPLYLSRTGERLRFASTLPALLKGGDISPMLDPVALNHYLNFHAVVPAPRTLIAGIEKLPPATWLRIDANGHTKQKTWWTLPYGPHADEANLTLEDWRDRVLDSTREAVAIRQRAAVDVGVLLSGGVDSSLLVGLLRDVGVQDLSTFSIGFEDAGGERGDEFQYSDLIAKHYGTRHHQLRIGEHEIIEQLPAAFRAMSEPMVSHDCIAFYLLSREVAKHCKVVQSGQGADELFAGYHWYPQVDGASDPYAAYREAFFDRSYDEYKATVQPQWLTANDAAGDFVREHFAQPGAQAGVDKALRLDSTVMLVDDPVKRVDNMTMAWGLEARTPFLDYRLAELSARIPARFKLPDGGKQVLKEAARLVIPSEVIDRKKGYFPVPGLKHLQGNTLNWVRDLLLDPSQDRGLFQPAMLDQLLTNPQSQLTPLNGSKLWQLAALNLWLSEQGI